The window CGCACAGCGCCGGCGTGAGGATCAGCGCGACGAGCACCGACAGCACCATCGCCGACACGATCGTTAGCGAGAACTGACGATAGATCGCGCCGACCGACCCGCCCGAGAACGCCACCGGCACGAACACCGCCGACAGCACGAGCGCGACGCCCACCAGCGCGCCGGTGATCTGGCCCATCGCCTTCTTGGTCGCCTCCTTCGGCGACAAGCCCTCCTCGACCATCACCCGCTCGACGTTCTCCACCACCACGATCGCATCGTCGACCAATAGACCGATCGCCAGCACGAGGCCGAACATCGACAGCGTGTTGATCGAGAAGCCGACCGCCGCCATGATCGCGAACGTGCCGAGCAGCACCACCGGCACCGCGATCGTCGGGATGATCGTCGCCCGCAGGTTCTGCAGGAACAGGTACATCACGAGGAACACCAGCACGATGCCTTCGAGCAGCGTCTTGACCACTTCCTCGATCGACAGGCGCACGAACGGCGTCGTGTCGAACGGATAGTGGACGACCAGCCCGTGCGGGAAGTATCGCGACAGCTCCGCCACCTTCGCCTGAATCGCGTTCACGGTCGCCAGCGCGTTGGCGCCGGTGGCGAGCTGGATGCCGAGCCCGGCCGTGGGTTGCCCCATGTACTTCGTGTCGAAGTTGTAGTTTTCCGTCCCCAGGGACACCTTGGCGACATCCTTGATCCGAACCTGCGAGCCGTCCTGGTTGACCTTCAGCAGGATCTTGCCGAACTGCTCGGGCGTGCGCAGCAGCGTCGCCTCGGTGATCGTCGCCTGCAGCACGGTGCCCGGCTTCGCCGGCGTGCCGCCGATCTGGCCGCCCGCAACCTGCACGTTCTGCGCGTTGATTGCGGCCGTGACGTCGGACGGCGTGAGGCCGTAGTTCGTCAGCTTCGTCGCATCGAGCCAGACGCGCATCGCATATTGCGAACCGAGCAGCAGCGTCTGGCCGACGCCGTTGATGCGGCTGATCGGATCGAGGACGTGCGACGCGACGTAGTTCGTCAGGTCGTCCTTCGACATGCTGCCGTCTTCGGAGTTGAACGCGATCCACAGCAGCCAGTTGCTGCTCGACTTCGTCACCGACATGCCGAGCTGCTGCACGACCTGCGGCAGGTTCGGCGTCGCGAGCGACAGCTTGTTCTGCACCTGGACCTGCGCGATGTCCGGGTTCGTGCCCGGCGCGAACGTGATCGTGATGGTCGCGTTGCCCGAGTCGTCACTCGTCGACGACATGTACAGGAAGTTGTCGAGACCGCTCATCTGCTGCTCGATCACCTGCGTCACCGTGTCTTCCACCGTCTTCGCGGAAGCGCCCGGATAGTTCGCGGTGATCTGCACGGCCGGCGGCGCGATCGTCGGATACTGCGCGATCGGCAGCGTGAAGATCGACGCGACGCCGGCCAGCATCAGCACGATGGCGATCACCCACGCGAAGATCGGGCGATCGATAAAAAACTTGGCCATGAAACAGGCTCCCGGTTAATGAGCACTCGACGCGGCGGCAGCCGACGCGGCGGCAGGCGATCCTGCGGCAGGCGACGAACCCGACGACGGCGCGGCGGCCGGCGCTGCGGACCCTGCGGCGGCACCCGATGCGCCGTCCTGCGCCTGCGCGAGCTGGGCCGCGACGGTCTTCACGGTCGCGCCCGGACGCACCTTGTCGATGCCCTGCACGATCACGCGGTCGCCCGCCTGCAGGCCGCCTTCGACGATCCAGTTCTGGCCCTGCATGCCGGTCGTCGTCAGCGGACGCGGCGCGACCTTGTTGTCCGCGCCGACCACCAGCGCAACCGCCTGGCCCTTCTGGTCATGCGTGACGCCGATCTGCGGCACCAGGAACGCGTTCTCGTTCACGCCTTCCTCGATGCGCGCGCGCACGAACATCCCCGGCAGCAGCACCTTGTGCGGGTTCGGGAAGATCGCGCGGATCGTCACCGAGCCCGTCGCCTGATCCACCGTCACGTCCGAGAACTGCAGCTTGCCCGGCTCCGCATACGTCTTGCCGTCTTCCAGGATCAGCGACACCTTCGCCGCGCCCGGGCCGCTCGTCTTCAGCCGGCCGCTCTGCACGTCCTGGCGCAGCTTCAGCCCTTCGAGGCTCGACTGCGTGAGGTCCACGTACACCGGATCGAGCTGCTGCACGGTCGACATCAGCGTCGCCTGGCTCGCCTGCACGTACGCGCCCGGCGTGACCTGCGAAATGCCGACGCGGCCGGTGATCGGCGACACCACGTCCGTATAGCCGAGGTTGATCTGCGCGGTGTCCACCGCCGCCTTGCCGGCGGCGACGTCCGCCGCCGCCTGCCCTTGCGCGGCGACCGCGTTGTCGTAGTCCTGCTTGCTGATGGCGTTCGCGCCGACCAGCACCTTGTAGCGCGCGACCAGTGCGTTCTGCGTCGCGAGGTTCGCCTGCGCCTTCGCGAGCGACGCCTTCGCGCTGTTCAGTTGTGCGATGTACGGTGCGGGATCGATCTTGTAGAGGCGCTGCCCGGCCTTGACGTCGGTGCCTTCGGTGAATTCACGGCGCAGCACGATGCCGTCGACCCGCGCGCGCACTTGCGCGACGAGGAACGCGTTGGTGCGGCCCGGCAGTTCGGTGAAGACCGGTACGGTTTCCGGCTGGACGGTGACGACGCCGACTTCCGGCGTTTGCGGCGGTGGTGCCGATTCTTTTTTTCCGCATGCGGCCAGGAAAACGGCGGCCGTCGCGACAGTGATTAAGCGGTATGGAACCCGTTCGACGCGCATGGAGCGACCTCTCACAAACAATGAATAACAACCAATCGACTCAAGCTTTTCTTCAACAACACCTATGCCTGCCGGTTCCATCCGGAACCCTGCATGCTAATTTCCCTCTGGTACTTCCCCTTCCGGAGCGAATGGGCTGGCCCCGGACGGTAATCGCCGGTCCGGCGCGCATTGCTCACGCGACTCGCCAATTCCGTCGCGGAATCGGGCAAGTCCATCTCACGTCACTTGTACTTTTAGTAATCCTGATGTAATAATCAGCGTCGCTGTCGTTGCTGTACTCGCGAGCATCCATCTGTCGGAGTCGACGCGTTTCGATATCGGCGTAGGTATCAGCCGTCGCGTGTCTTTGCCCGGCCACCGGGCCTTCGCGTTATCGCTTCTGTTTCGTCAGGTTGCACCGCAGCATTTTGACTGATGTGGAGCGATTGATAAATGGGGCACGCTGAGCACAGAATTCGGCCAGAACGAACAATTCATCCGGATGACGTCGGCCCCCATCCGGTTTGTCGAAGCAATGTAATGACCGGCAGCCGATGCACCGCATGGAGCAGGCGCATCGGCCACGACAGCCATGTGACAAGCGGGCTGCATCGCCCGCCGTCGCTCAACCCCGCTTCAGCTGCTCGAGCAGCGCATGCGCGACGTGCTCCGACGACGCCGGGTTCTGCCCCGTGATCAGCAGGCCGTCGACGACCGCATACGGCTGCCAGTCGTCGGCCTTCGTATAGACGCCGCCGTTCGCCTCGAGCATGTCCTCGACGAGGAACGGCACCACAGCGGTCAGGCCGACCGCCTGTTCCTCGGTATTGGCAAACCCCGTGACCGACTTGCCCTGCACGAGCGGCTGGCCGTCCGGCGCCTTCGCGTGACGCAGCACGCCCGGCGCATGGCAGACCGCCGCAACCGGCTTGCCGGTCGCGATCGCGCGCTCGATCAGCGCGATCGAGTGCGCGTCCTCGGCGAGATCCCACAGCGGACCATGCCCGCCCGGATAGAACACCGCGTCGAACACGTCGATGGAGACGTCGGACAGCTTGAGCGTCGTCGCCAGCGCGGCGCGCGCGGCGGCATCCCCTTCGAAGCGGCGGGTCGCGTCGGTCTGGAACGCCGCATCGTTGCTCTTCGGATCGAGCGGCGGCTGGCCGCCCTTGACGGAGGCGAGCGTAATGTCGACCCCGGCATCCTTCAGCGCGTAGTACGGCGCAGCCAGCTCCTCCAGCCAGAATCCGGTCTTCTCCCCGGTGTTGCCGAGCGTGTCGTGCGAAGTCAGGACAATCAGAACTTTCATGGGCGGTTTCCGTTGAGTTGATTCAAGTTACAGCG of the Burkholderia ubonensis subsp. mesacidophila genome contains:
- a CDS encoding efflux RND transporter periplasmic adaptor subunit; its protein translation is MRVERVPYRLITVATAAVFLAACGKKESAPPPQTPEVGVVTVQPETVPVFTELPGRTNAFLVAQVRARVDGIVLRREFTEGTDVKAGQRLYKIDPAPYIAQLNSAKASLAKAQANLATQNALVARYKVLVGANAISKQDYDNAVAAQGQAAADVAAGKAAVDTAQINLGYTDVVSPITGRVGISQVTPGAYVQASQATLMSTVQQLDPVYVDLTQSSLEGLKLRQDVQSGRLKTSGPGAAKVSLILEDGKTYAEPGKLQFSDVTVDQATGSVTIRAIFPNPHKVLLPGMFVRARIEEGVNENAFLVPQIGVTHDQKGQAVALVVGADNKVAPRPLTTTGMQGQNWIVEGGLQAGDRVIVQGIDKVRPGATVKTVAAQLAQAQDGASGAAAGSAAPAAAPSSGSSPAAGSPAAASAAAASSAH
- a CDS encoding type 1 glutamine amidotransferase domain-containing protein, with protein sequence MKVLIVLTSHDTLGNTGEKTGFWLEELAAPYYALKDAGVDITLASVKGGQPPLDPKSNDAAFQTDATRRFEGDAAARAALATTLKLSDVSIDVFDAVFYPGGHGPLWDLAEDAHSIALIERAIATGKPVAAVCHAPGVLRHAKAPDGQPLVQGKSVTGFANTEEQAVGLTAVVPFLVEDMLEANGGVYTKADDWQPYAVVDGLLITGQNPASSEHVAHALLEQLKRG